A single region of the Mycoplasma mycoides subsp. mycoides SC str. PG1 genome encodes:
- the gltX gene encoding glutamate--tRNA ligase: MSFRLRYAPSPTGFLHIGNTRTALMNYLFAKHYNGSFIVRIEDTDLARNVDGAIESQFENLNWLGIFPDESIFNVGDQKYGKYMQSQKFDRYKQLAEQLVNQNKAYRCFCSSEELEKDYEEQTSKEIIATKYSQKCLFLTQDQISQNLKDKKEYSIRFKVPQNKVWTINDIVRGDVSFDSKDLGDFVILKSNGVATYNFAVVIDDYDMQITHVLRGEEHISNTPRQMMIYDAFNWNYPKFGHLTLIVDNTGKKLSKRSGNALFFIEQYKKQGYLSQAIFNYIALLGWSPPGEQEILSQNELIKIFDEKRFSKSPSTFDMVKMKWINSVYMKKLEDNEYLEFVKSFINTNKFDITSKSEAWLNHLLLLYKKELEYAEQINDHLDLFFNKNTLDNNTIDVLNNLTNYKNVVEIFKNQINDLKDWTIENIKQIIKDTSTLANVKGKDLFMPIRIFATKSEHGPSLADVIYLLGKTTVLNNINSLER, translated from the coding sequence ATGTCATTTAGATTACGTTATGCACCATCACCAACTGGATTTTTACATATAGGAAACACTAGAACAGCTTTAATGAATTATTTATTTGCAAAACATTACAATGGTTCATTTATTGTAAGAATTGAAGATACTGATTTAGCAAGAAATGTTGATGGAGCTATTGAATCACAATTTGAAAATTTAAATTGATTAGGGATTTTTCCTGATGAATCTATTTTTAATGTTGGTGATCAAAAATATGGTAAATATATGCAATCACAAAAATTTGATAGATACAAACAACTAGCTGAACAATTAGTTAATCAAAATAAAGCATATAGATGTTTTTGTAGTAGTGAAGAATTAGAAAAAGATTATGAAGAGCAAACTAGTAAAGAAATTATTGCTACTAAATATTCACAAAAATGTTTATTTTTAACTCAAGATCAAATTAGCCAAAATCTAAAAGATAAAAAAGAATATTCAATTAGATTTAAAGTTCCACAAAATAAAGTATGAACAATTAATGATATTGTTAGAGGTGATGTTAGTTTTGATTCAAAAGATCTAGGTGATTTTGTAATTTTAAAATCTAATGGTGTTGCTACTTATAATTTTGCAGTTGTAATTGATGATTATGATATGCAAATAACTCACGTTTTAAGAGGAGAAGAACATATTTCAAATACTCCAAGACAAATGATGATTTATGATGCTTTTAATTGAAATTATCCTAAGTTTGGTCATTTAACTTTAATTGTAGATAATACTGGTAAAAAGTTATCAAAAAGAAGTGGAAATGCTTTATTTTTTATAGAACAATATAAAAAACAAGGTTATTTATCTCAAGCAATTTTTAATTATATTGCACTTTTAGGTTGATCTCCACCTGGTGAGCAAGAAATTTTATCTCAAAATGAATTAATTAAAATTTTTGATGAAAAACGTTTTAGTAAATCTCCTTCAACTTTTGATATGGTTAAAATGAAATGAATTAATTCAGTTTATATGAAAAAACTAGAAGATAATGAATATTTAGAATTTGTTAAATCATTTATAAATACTAATAAATTTGACATTACTAGTAAATCTGAAGCTTGATTAAATCATTTGTTATTACTTTATAAAAAAGAATTAGAATATGCAGAACAAATTAATGATCATTTAGATTTATTCTTTAATAAAAATACACTTGATAACAATACAATTGATGTTTTAAACAATTTAACTAATTATAAAAATGTAGTTGAGATTTTTAAAAATCAAATTAATGATTTAAAAGATTGAACAATAGAAAATATTAAACAAATAATTAAAGACACTTCAACATTAGCAAATGTTAAAGGAAAAGATTTGTTTATGCCAATTAGAATTTTTGCAACTAAATCAGAACATGGACCTAGTTTAGCTGATGTAATTTATTTATTAGGAAAAACAACTGTTTTAAACAATATTAATTCATTAGAAAGATAG
- a CDS encoding hexose phosphate transporter, whose product MNNKIQQWSQKNKVLYGFILWSFISFAYMLFIANWGFSVTLAGSGVSNGTVHPGFLGYFGIENNRGFQVLNQISNWSITLGRAIGSVLIALLLAKFAHKYTTIIALSMTLAGIPAAFMPATRSGYALFLILRTIMAIGGTTLVILTQPVVANFFGAKQKSIVSQFGIWFYPLGTIVSILPAFLVSIPDSVRNQWQLIITLLAALNIISLILFILIGTKFDIKKDEPKVKVNGWKILGSYIKKKQTYAWVLLYGGWLCIAVFLTSLTIPIFNGLSNANGSFNKFIQGWQIAFLAAVFVGPISLGLWSRKQAKRRWFIACAITMGIVLFVLSTLTFVFGVAKYGKSQNNSMFVFSAIMFVILGFLTGLCVWGIQGVMLNMPHEYKEADPKTIGWMFSLIWGFGYMFFTVVLIIISGVTLLQGLDKVLVSSIQLVIIIVATLISLIGILMLKEPHPEYPMFPTKKDSTKNVSIK is encoded by the coding sequence ATGAATAATAAGATCCAACAGTGATCACAAAAAAATAAAGTACTTTACGGCTTTATTTTATGATCATTTATTTCATTTGCATATATGCTATTTATCGCTAACTGAGGTTTTTCAGTTACACTAGCAGGTAGTGGTGTAAGTAATGGAACAGTTCATCCGGGATTTCTAGGTTACTTTGGTATTGAAAACAACCGTGGTTTTCAAGTTTTAAACCAAATTTCAAACTGATCAATTACATTAGGTCGTGCTATAGGTTCAGTGCTTATTGCATTATTATTAGCAAAATTTGCTCATAAATACACAACTATTATTGCGCTTAGTATGACATTAGCTGGTATTCCGGCTGCATTTATGCCAGCAACTAGATCTGGATATGCATTGTTTTTAATTTTAAGAACAATTATGGCTATTGGAGGAACAACACTAGTTATTTTAACCCAACCAGTTGTTGCTAACTTCTTTGGTGCTAAACAAAAATCAATTGTTTCACAATTTGGTATTTGATTTTATCCACTAGGTACAATTGTTTCAATCTTACCTGCATTTTTAGTTAGCATACCAGACTCAGTTAGAAATCAATGACAACTAATAATTACTTTACTTGCTGCATTAAATATTATTTCTTTAATATTATTTATTCTTATAGGTACAAAATTTGACATTAAAAAAGATGAACCAAAAGTAAAAGTAAATGGTTGAAAAATTCTTGGTTCATACATTAAGAAAAAACAAACTTATGCATGAGTTCTACTATATGGTGGATGATTATGTATAGCTGTTTTTCTAACAAGTTTAACTATACCAATCTTTAACGGACTAAGTAATGCTAATGGATCATTTAACAAATTTATTCAAGGTTGACAGATTGCATTTTTAGCAGCTGTGTTTGTAGGTCCTATTAGTCTTGGTTTGTGATCAAGAAAACAAGCAAAAAGAAGATGATTCATTGCTTGTGCAATTACAATGGGAATAGTTTTATTTGTATTATCAACTTTAACTTTTGTATTTGGTGTTGCTAAATATGGAAAAAGCCAAAACAATTCTATGTTTGTATTTTCAGCTATAATGTTTGTTATTTTAGGTTTTTTAACTGGATTATGTGTTTGAGGTATTCAAGGAGTTATGTTAAACATGCCTCACGAATACAAAGAAGCAGATCCAAAAACTATTGGTTGAATGTTTAGTTTAATTTGAGGATTTGGATACATGTTCTTTACTGTTGTATTAATTATAATTTCTGGTGTAACACTTTTACAAGGACTAGACAAAGTATTAGTAAGTTCAATTCAACTAGTAATTATTATTGTTGCTACATTAATATCATTAATTGGTATATTAATGTTAAAAGAACCACATCCTGAATATCCAATGTTTCCAACTAAAAAAGATTCAACTAAAAACGTATCAATAAAATAA
- a CDS encoding variable surface lipoprotein, with amino-acid sequence MYLTRKKIKKTISIGSLSSLLLMPLVAASCKKNGNDEKFQIINNESNPQTSNQMTPPILLMIMMIGLIKMRKQTIIKIQNLQ; translated from the coding sequence ATTTACCTTACTAGGAAGAAGATTAAAAAAACTATATCTATTGGATCTTTATCATCTCTCTTACTTATGCCATTAGTTGCTGCTTCTTGTAAGAAAAATGGTAATGATGAAAAATTTCAAATAATAAATAACGAATCTAACCCGCAAACTTCAAACCAGATGACCCCCCCAATTCTATTAATGATAATGATGATAGGTCTGATAAAAATGAGAAAACAGACAATAATCAAAATTCAGAATCTCCAGTAA
- a CDS encoding PTS transporter subunit EIIC, which translates to MHNLKTKTKKDKENSFYNNLLNALQRLGKTLMFPIAVLPIAALLARFGALIQDPLANGGSNISEIQKFIGLVIATPGQIVFDNLAIIFAIGISFGLAKDNRGEAALVGGIVWFGMTALLKEGLIPTFIWKNVLTSDKLLIKQGEQMVPATQLLYFLRNNTVKYQLDSGVVGGIVVGCLVALIYNKYKDVTLPQALSFFGGRRFIPMLGVLMIVPLGLGFAIIWPWAQFILIKIGTTLSQANGFAKGFAVGTYGFLNRIVQPFGLHHILNTFVWFQLPIEGKLLADGSTTIINGDITAFQKGLIGSGLFTSGFFPLFLGGLPGVALALILASDKDKKKQMTAFYGGSAFVAWITGIDEPLIFNFIFISPILYVLNALFTGIFYMFVTWSQIALGIGFSAGFIDYVVSFWTSWQISTKIGWYANPLWIWVFAIAMFGLYFTTFYFLIKKLNIPTPGRENQLGFKKEVLEPITSNNKQNKYEIMAKRILDIVGEDNIELVESCSTRLRLTVKNNSKQVIDDEKIKQVGAFGVVRLGKNNYQIIIGTDVEHVADKLKEILN; encoded by the coding sequence ATGCATAATCTAAAAACAAAAACTAAAAAAGACAAAGAAAATAGTTTTTATAATAATCTTTTAAATGCATTACAACGTTTAGGAAAAACTTTAATGTTTCCTATTGCAGTTTTACCAATTGCAGCTTTATTAGCTAGATTTGGTGCTTTAATTCAAGATCCACTAGCTAATGGAGGTTCAAATATTTCTGAAATTCAAAAATTCATAGGATTAGTTATAGCTACTCCTGGTCAAATTGTTTTTGATAATTTAGCAATAATTTTTGCTATTGGTATTAGTTTTGGATTAGCAAAAGATAATCGTGGAGAAGCTGCATTAGTTGGTGGTATTGTTTGATTTGGAATGACAGCTTTATTAAAAGAAGGTTTAATTCCAACATTTATTTGAAAAAATGTACTAACTTCAGATAAACTTTTAATTAAGCAAGGTGAACAAATGGTTCCAGCTACTCAACTATTATATTTTTTAAGAAATAATACTGTTAAGTACCAATTGGATTCTGGAGTTGTTGGTGGTATTGTTGTTGGTTGTTTAGTTGCTTTAATCTATAACAAATATAAAGATGTAACTTTACCTCAGGCTCTTTCATTTTTTGGTGGAAGAAGATTTATTCCAATGTTAGGTGTTTTAATGATTGTTCCACTAGGATTAGGATTTGCTATCATTTGACCTTGAGCACAATTTATTTTAATTAAAATAGGAACAACTTTATCTCAAGCAAATGGCTTTGCTAAAGGATTTGCAGTTGGAACTTATGGATTTTTAAATAGAATTGTTCAACCATTTGGATTACACCACATTTTAAATACATTTGTATGATTCCAATTACCAATTGAAGGTAAATTATTAGCTGATGGATCTACAACAATAATTAATGGAGATATTACTGCATTTCAAAAAGGATTGATTGGTTCTGGTTTATTTACTTCTGGTTTTTTCCCTTTATTTTTAGGGGGATTACCAGGAGTTGCTCTAGCTTTAATTTTAGCTTCAGATAAAGATAAAAAAAAGCAAATGACTGCTTTTTATGGGGGTTCTGCTTTTGTTGCTTGAATTACTGGAATTGATGAACCTTTAATTTTTAACTTTATTTTTATTTCTCCAATTTTATATGTTTTAAATGCTTTATTTACAGGTATTTTTTACATGTTTGTAACTTGATCTCAAATTGCTTTAGGTATTGGATTTAGTGCTGGATTTATTGACTATGTAGTTTCGTTTTGAACTTCATGACAAATTTCAACAAAAATCGGATGATACGCTAACCCATTATGAATTTGAGTATTTGCTATTGCTATGTTTGGTTTATATTTTACAACATTTTACTTTTTAATTAAAAAGCTAAATATTCCAACCCCTGGTAGAGAAAATCAATTAGGATTTAAAAAAGAAGTTTTAGAACCAATAACAAGTAATAATAAACAAAATAAATATGAAATAATGGCTAAAAGAATTTTAGATATTGTTGGTGAAGATAATATTGAATTAGTTGAAAGTTGCTCTACAAGATTACGATTGACTGTAAAAAATAATTCAAAACAAGTCATTGATGATGAAAAAATCAAGCAAGTTGGAGCTTTTGGAGTAGTTAGATTAGGTAAAAATAATTATCAAATAATAATTGGAACTGATGTAGAACATGTTGCAGATAAGTTAAAAGAAATTCTAAATTAG
- a CDS encoding MFS transporter has protein sequence MELQKQKNKSLITLIIFWILVGITTTLVYKLEWFIQKVIIFNGSLQADLNMGTAIIDKNLTIVFSEHNIKKIDDFYIKLNDVIDKENHIITKYYNININSAFKKEGLLFSAAALIASFISGPILVYAITKKKTYKFFILPILLGLSIMMFFIMPVISSVLLLATVFTPLFGMLYSYRTALDSWATSVARKTNVKISFVRGFYEVGAGLGSIGLTQLLLHLNYYKRTISWADATPYYVVGAFYVILTIFLWLFMPDNIFDKLHVKEERVSQKKYEEVKQANKLNQELTLKQIILNKNFIIGLIFFLIVIGTVQAFGSIWVNTVENFTSTTKSFNSPQHIGYQKAFSIPVQLLLSYLILQVVTKIKLKQFLLWAAILASISWFGIGTIVYIVKPKNPIIISLIGGIGGAVTGTLAVALGYEFISRVTTINTRPATFVVFNSITYGFGGIIFVGVNTFLSKTPAFGISGTGGYWVWLICGISCLFAILLLLFFFKEPEFITREIDDKTFNKHLLVPSHHNPDKPKQTKK, from the coding sequence ATGGAATTACAAAAACAAAAAAATAAGTCGTTAATAACTTTGATTATTTTTTGAATTTTAGTAGGTATAACAACAACACTTGTTTATAAATTAGAATGATTTATTCAAAAAGTAATTATTTTTAATGGTAGTTTACAAGCTGATCTAAATATGGGAACAGCTATAATAGATAAAAATTTAACTATTGTTTTTAGTGAACACAATATTAAAAAAATAGATGATTTTTATATTAAATTAAATGATGTAATAGATAAAGAAAATCATATAATTACAAAATATTATAATATTAATATTAATAGTGCATTTAAAAAAGAAGGTTTATTATTTTCAGCTGCTGCTTTAATAGCTTCATTTATTTCAGGACCTATTTTAGTGTATGCAATTACTAAGAAAAAAACTTATAAGTTCTTTATTTTACCAATACTTTTAGGCTTATCTATAATGATGTTTTTTATAATGCCAGTAATTTCATCAGTACTTTTATTAGCTACTGTTTTTACTCCATTATTTGGAATGTTATATTCTTATAGAACTGCTTTAGATTCTTGGGCTACTTCAGTTGCACGTAAAACTAATGTAAAGATTTCATTTGTACGCGGGTTTTATGAAGTTGGAGCAGGTTTAGGTTCAATTGGTCTTACTCAATTACTTTTACATTTAAATTATTATAAAAGAACAATTAGTTGAGCTGATGCTACTCCATATTATGTAGTTGGTGCTTTTTATGTTATTTTAACTATATTTTTATGATTATTTATGCCAGATAATATTTTTGACAAATTACATGTTAAAGAAGAAAGAGTTAGTCAGAAAAAATATGAAGAAGTTAAGCAAGCTAATAAACTTAATCAAGAATTAACTTTAAAACAAATTATTTTAAATAAAAACTTTATTATTGGATTGATATTCTTTTTAATAGTAATTGGTACAGTACAAGCATTTGGTTCAATTTGAGTTAATACAGTTGAAAACTTTACTTCAACAACAAAATCATTTAACTCTCCTCAACATATTGGATATCAAAAAGCATTTTCAATACCAGTTCAATTACTTTTATCTTATTTGATTTTACAAGTTGTTACTAAAATTAAATTAAAACAATTCTTACTATGAGCAGCGATTTTAGCTTCAATTAGTTGATTTGGAATTGGAACAATAGTTTATATAGTTAAACCAAAAAATCCAATTATTATTAGTTTAATTGGTGGAATTGGTGGAGCTGTTACTGGAACATTAGCTGTTGCTTTAGGATATGAATTTATTTCAAGAGTAACAACTATTAATACTCGTCCAGCAACCTTTGTTGTTTTTAACTCAATTACATATGGCTTTGGTGGAATTATTTTTGTAGGAGTTAATACGTTTTTATCAAAAACCCCAGCATTTGGAATTAGTGGAACTGGTGGATATTGAGTTTGACTAATTTGTGGAATTTCTTGTTTATTTGCAATTTTATTATTACTATTTTTCTTTAAAGAACCAGAATTTATTACTAGAGAAATCGATGATAAAACATTTAATAAGCACTTATTAGTACCATCTCATCATAACCCAGACAAACCAAAACAAACTAAAAAATAA
- a CDS encoding IS1634-like element ISMmy1 family transposase — MAIPKDILKIPRPSSTRVKTTSKEGIYNVIQRTSIRKNGKIIPVEKGVIGKIINGVFQSIEKQTYEVDIKSYGLFALNEKLNNHIFRELLNFYDFEDARKLYVIASLRTMFSDIKNEHLKHEYDTNFISEIYPKCALSSNTISSFLEKIGKSSSKMEDFMNKRLEEFSNHSIVIDGMLKNNTSETNIFSEMSRKSRTKGSQNLNLIYAYDINAQEPVASSVYPGNMLDYTAFRDFLRTYEIKNGFLILDKGFDDKECKNLMREKNIKYLIPIKINHTFKKFNLKSGFNFTFTYDDDTIRAKKIIINNKYYFCYKSTLTEMVEKKNFISRAHKKGAYDEIKLLERENLFGLIIFECNYDLDLKDIYVAYKKRWEIELLFKQFKNVLEQNEANVQGNYRLLATKFINFLSSIMLCRIKNHLLNSSVLDNRTISETFRYLSKIIKKRKSRKREEWDDVETLKYIKEMKSILKI; from the coding sequence ATGGCCATTCCTAAAGACATATTAAAAATTCCAAGACCATCTAGTACTAGAGTAAAAACAACATCAAAAGAAGGTATTTATAATGTTATACAAAGAACATCAATAAGAAAAAATGGAAAAATTATTCCTGTTGAAAAAGGAGTAATTGGAAAGATTATTAATGGTGTTTTTCAAAGCATAGAAAAGCAAACATATGAAGTAGATATTAAATCATATGGTCTATTTGCACTAAATGAAAAATTAAACAATCATATCTTTAGAGAACTTTTAAATTTTTATGATTTTGAAGATGCTAGAAAATTATATGTTATAGCTTCTTTAAGAACTATGTTTTCAGATATTAAAAACGAACATTTAAAACATGAATATGATACAAATTTTATTTCTGAAATATACCCAAAATGTGCTTTATCTTCAAACACTATCTCAAGTTTTTTAGAGAAAATAGGTAAATCTAGTTCGAAGATGGAAGACTTTATGAATAAAAGATTAGAAGAGTTTTCAAACCACTCAATAGTTATTGATGGTATGTTGAAAAACAATACATCAGAAACTAACATTTTCTCTGAAATGTCTAGAAAGTCTAGAACTAAAGGCTCTCAAAACTTAAACCTTATTTATGCTTATGATATTAATGCACAAGAACCTGTTGCTAGTTCTGTTTACCCAGGAAATATGCTAGATTACACTGCTTTTAGAGACTTTTTAAGAACTTATGAGATTAAAAATGGATTTTTAATTCTTGATAAAGGATTTGATGATAAAGAATGTAAAAACTTGATGAGAGAAAAAAATATTAAATATTTAATCCCTATAAAAATAAATCATACTTTTAAAAAGTTTAATTTAAAATCTGGATTTAATTTCACTTTCACTTATGATGACGACACAATAAGAGCAAAGAAAATTATCATCAACAACAAATATTATTTTTGTTATAAATCAACCCTAACTGAAATGGTAGAAAAGAAAAATTTCATAAGTCGTGCACATAAAAAAGGTGCGTATGATGAAATTAAATTACTAGAAAGAGAAAATCTTTTTGGATTAATAATTTTTGAGTGTAATTATGATTTGGACTTAAAAGATATTTATGTCGCGTATAAAAAGAGATGAGAAATTGAATTGCTTTTTAAACAGTTTAAAAATGTGCTTGAACAAAACGAAGCAAATGTTCAAGGAAACTATAGATTATTAGCAACTAAATTTATTAACTTTTTATCTTCAATTATGCTTTGCAGAATAAAAAACCACCTATTAAATAGTAGCGTTCTTGACAATAGAACAATTAGTGAAACTTTTAGATATTTATCAAAAATAATCAAGAAGAGAAAGTCTAGAAAAAGAGAAGAATGAGATGATGTTGAAACATTAAAATATATTAAAGAAATGAAGTCTATTTTAAAAATATAG
- a CDS encoding Vmc-like lipoprotein signal peptide domain-containing protein encodes MSIKSLLTILSSLMISASGVGLVVACTKTDSTQAPSTNQNKDKDKKDGNGKSEEKPKVISKSQWSDAFRDSITGWDIENYDFSKPNNNQNLPKFPKQNIEVGTYSKKQVLDNSALHSSIKKKIDEILKIEEKSLKVENVYFDDESGKAIVKSTKFSDTLKVTFLVKENLELGAYTKDQILDNSKFHSTIKKKIAEILKVDESTLTVLDVYYEDKTGGGVVKSTKLPNEIKFIFSVKEK; translated from the coding sequence ATGAGTATCAAATCATTACTAACAATATTAAGTTCTCTAATGATTAGTGCAAGTGGAGTTGGTTTAGTAGTTGCATGTACTAAAACTGATTCTACACAGGCACCAAGTACTAATCAAAATAAAGACAAAGATAAAAAAGATGGTAATGGAAAAAGTGAAGAAAAACCAAAAGTTATTTCAAAAAGTCAATGAAGCGATGCCTTTAGAGATAGCATAACTGGTTGAGATATAGAAAATTATGATTTTTCAAAACCAAACAATAATCAAAATCTACCAAAATTCCCTAAACAAAATATTGAAGTAGGGACTTATTCTAAAAAACAAGTACTAGATAATAGTGCTTTACATTCATCAATTAAAAAGAAAATTGATGAAATACTAAAAATAGAAGAAAAATCATTAAAAGTTGAAAACGTTTACTTTGATGATGAATCTGGAAAAGCAATTGTTAAATCAACAAAATTCTCTGATACTTTAAAAGTTACATTTTTAGTAAAAGAAAATCTAGAATTAGGTGCTTATACTAAAGACCAAATCCTAGATAATTCAAAATTTCATTCAACAATTAAAAAGAAAATAGCAGAAATATTGAAAGTAGATGAATCTACACTAACAGTTTTAGATGTGTACTATGAAGATAAAACTGGTGGTGGGGTTGTTAAATCTACAAAACTTCCTAATGAAATAAAATTTATATTCTCTGTTAAAGAAAAATAA
- a CDS encoding lipoprotein, with the protein MKKLLTILGSVGLVATTSAAVIACGDKTPSTKSAGKVENKEKTKPSEAPKKEEKKEDKNNEENQKNKSKPINPENDRKNSELIKAIVKKQKDAFATFHTRKDFLDQIKVFAKEEGIKNLELANGDEDTTFVEGKNKPENKVKLRLGTYEFDVELGDVLPTFPT; encoded by the coding sequence ATGAAAAAATTATTAACAATATTAGGATCTGTTGGTTTAGTTGCCACAACTAGTGCTGCAGTAATTGCTTGTGGTGATAAAACACCAAGTACTAAGTCTGCAGGAAAGGTTGAAAATAAAGAAAAGACAAAACCTTCTGAAGCACCTAAAAAAGAAGAGAAAAAAGAAGATAAAAATAATGAAGAAAATCAAAAAAATAAATCAAAACCAATAAATCCTGAAAATGATAGAAAAAATTCTGAGCTCATAAAAGCTATTGTAAAAAAACAAAAGGACGCATTTGCAACGTTTCACACTCGTAAAGACTTCTTAGACCAAATAAAAGTTTTTGCTAAAGAAGAAGGAATTAAAAACTTAGAACTGGCTAATGGAGATGAAGATACAACTTTTGTAGAAGGTAAAAATAAACCAGAAAATAAGGTTAAATTACGCTTAGGGACTTATGAATTCGATGTAGAACTGGGAGATGTTTTACCTACGTTTCCCACTTAG
- a CDS encoding glucosamine-6-phosphate deaminase, with product MFYLKIIIFDKIKDLQEYCAQLFIDQVKQNPFAKIGFATGVSPIDCYKLIIKYSKQNNISWKNVTTFNLDEFVNISKDHKQAFIKQMKDNLFDHLDINPKNINFLDCQTNDPKKECQRYENLIRSVDGIDFQYISLGINGHMAYNEPNTSFNTDTHVVKLTKETILDMVNKKKFNSLNDCPTHAMTMGIQTLLNWTKKAIMVSYGIHKALVTKQMIEDKPNEQITASFLQLHKDCTYILDKDAASLLDKKYLEIAERR from the coding sequence GTGTTTTATTTGAAAATAATTATATTTGATAAGATAAAAGATCTACAAGAGTATTGTGCGCAATTATTTATAGATCAAGTAAAACAAAATCCGTTTGCAAAAATTGGTTTTGCAACAGGAGTTAGTCCAATTGATTGTTATAAATTAATAATTAAATATTCAAAACAAAATAATATTTCATGAAAAAATGTAACTACATTTAACTTAGATGAATTTGTAAATATTAGTAAAGATCATAAACAAGCTTTTATTAAGCAAATGAAAGATAACTTATTTGATCATTTAGATATTAATCCTAAAAATATTAATTTTTTAGATTGCCAAACTAATGATCCTAAAAAAGAATGTCAAAGATATGAAAATTTAATAAGAAGTGTTGATGGAATTGATTTTCAATACATCAGTTTAGGAATTAATGGTCATATGGCTTATAATGAGCCAAACACTAGTTTTAATACTGACACTCATGTTGTTAAATTAACTAAAGAAACTATTTTAGATATGGTTAATAAGAAAAAGTTTAATTCGCTAAATGATTGTCCAACTCATGCAATGACTATGGGAATTCAAACTTTATTAAATTGAACTAAAAAAGCAATTATGGTTTCATATGGAATTCATAAAGCTTTAGTTACTAAACAAATGATTGAAGATAAACCAAATGAACAAATTACAGCTTCATTTTTACAATTACATAAAGATTGTACTTATATACTTGATAAAGATGCAGCTAGTTTATTAGATAAAAAATATTTAGAAATTGCAGAAAGGAGATAA
- a CDS encoding alpha/beta hydrolase — translation MILSLYVWLQIRKKLKRKVSYQESLDFEYQIANENGYNFDHLDLSGFNKEYKTINTRFGKLKIFKHGTGDTVIIYCHGILSNNRNAIKFLDYCFSRNITLISYDNFGWGESDKFGKCTLGIKEADLLKDVIDFIKKDLKPKKLVIYGESMGGGTVYSFISKYNNKIADKFIVDAGYNSFLDIAIQSGFKKVWYFIYLSYLFLPILFKLSHYPVKRFIKKQDFKNLDNVLHIQSTGDALVDYKHFKKHLKYLKNKHIYSKPIRHCMGIDYLRDEHYSVLDDWIEIKK, via the coding sequence ATGATCTTATCTTTATATGTTTGATTACAAATTAGAAAAAAACTAAAAAGAAAAGTTAGTTATCAAGAATCTTTAGATTTTGAATATCAAATAGCAAATGAAAATGGATATAATTTTGATCATTTAGATTTATCAGGTTTTAATAAAGAATATAAAACTATTAATACTAGATTTGGAAAATTAAAAATTTTTAAACACGGAACTGGTGATACTGTAATTATTTATTGTCATGGAATTTTATCAAATAATAGAAATGCGATTAAGTTTTTAGATTATTGTTTTTCAAGAAATATAACTTTAATTAGTTATGATAATTTTGGTTGAGGTGAATCTGATAAATTTGGTAAATGTACTTTGGGTATTAAAGAAGCAGATTTATTAAAAGATGTTATTGATTTTATTAAAAAAGATCTTAAACCAAAAAAACTAGTTATATATGGTGAATCTATGGGTGGAGGAACTGTTTATAGTTTTATTAGTAAATATAATAATAAAATAGCTGATAAGTTTATTGTTGATGCAGGATACAATTCATTTTTAGACATTGCTATTCAATCTGGATTTAAAAAGGTTTGATATTTTATTTATTTATCTTATTTATTTTTACCAATACTATTTAAACTTTCTCATTATCCAGTTAAAAGATTTATTAAAAAACAAGATTTTAAAAATTTAGATAATGTTTTACATATTCAAAGTACAGGAGATGCTTTAGTTGATTATAAGCATTTTAAAAAACACTTAAAATATCTAAAAAACAAACATATTTATTCAAAACCAATTCGTCACTGTATGGGAATTGATTATTTAAGAGATGAACATTATAGTGTTTTAGATGATTGAATTGAAATTAAAAAATAA